The genomic DNA GCGTTCAGGGCGGCCTGCCACTTGCGAACCACGGCGTCGTCCACTTCCGGGGAAAAGGCGATATAGCCCGCGGACTGGAGCAATGGTTCGGACACGCGGCGTATGTCGGAGGCCGGGAGTTCCGTCTGGCGGAGTTTGCGCAGCAGGGTTTCTTCGGAGGAGACGGCCAGGGTGACCGAACCTTCTTTGAGCATGGCGAAGCATTGGAGATAGGTGCGTACGGGCACGATGTTCTTGAAACCGAGTTCGAGCAGGGTGGCGTGATGCTGGCTGCCGTCCACGGCGCAGATGGCCGGGACCTGTCTGGCTTCCGCGAGTCCGCCGATGGGGCCGTTTCGCCGGAGGCCGTAGAGATAGTCGATCTCCCGCTGGAGCGGCCCGACCCATTTGAACCGCTCCTCGCGTTGCGGGGTACGGTATACGTTGAAGAATACCGTATCGGGCCGGGAGGTGAGGGCTTGCATCCCCTGCGCGAACGACACTTCCCGGATGCGCCCCTTGTTGCCGATGGCGAGCATGATTTCCCGGACGACCTCCAGATTGAAGGCGCGTTTGCCCGTGTGCTCGATGCCGCGCAGTTCCCAGTTGTCCTGATCCACGTATGCTTGGCCGGCCAAGTCGTGGGTCATCACGACGAGACCGCCTGCGATGACGGGGCAGGGGGCGAGCAAAGCGAATGCGGCAAGGAGAAGGGCCGTTAGTTTCATGGGCTTGTTATTGGTTGTGAGTTGTCGACAAGATTCTATAATAGATTATACGCGTCCGTAGGGCTATTATTATAAACAGATATGAGCACGAGGGGAAAGGGGAAGGCCGTGGAAATGGCCAAGGTTGAAAAGAATTTTAAAAAAAAGCCGCCTCAGGGTTGACAAACTGTCGCTTTTCTAATTAAACCGGCCCGTCTTCGAGCGGAAGACGACACTTCCCGGGATGCGGGAAAAAAGGTCGTTGAAAACTCTTGATTTTTGACATCGCGGCGTATATAGACTTCGTTCCCGGTTGGCTGGCGTAGCTCAATTGGTAGAGCAGCTGATTTGTAATCAGCCGGTTGCGGGTTCAAGTCCCATCGCCAGCTCCAGTAAGATAAAATGGTGGGGTTCCCGAGTGGCCAAAGGGAACAGACTGTAAATCTGTCGGCATACGCCTTCGGAGGTTCAAATCCTCCCCCCACCACCACTTTTTTTTCGAGTCACACTGTAGGAGGCGGCATCAGGGTCGCTGATGGACTACAGAGAGTGAGCGGGAATAGCTCAATTGGCTAGAGCATCAGCCTTCCAAGCTGAGGGTTGCGGGTTCGAGTCCCGTTTCCCGCTCCACTAAGCCGTCTCTCTTCTTCCATCATAATACACAGTGAGTGGCTTTGCTCACGTAGCTCAGTCGGTAGAGCACATCCTTGGTAAGGATGAGGTCACCGGTTCAAATCCGGTCGTGAGCTCCAGAACGGTTTTTTTGTTTGTTTTTGCGCTGTCCACAAGTATTTAGAAATAGAAACCTACACAACTTTATTGATCCAGGGGGTTACTGAAATGGGTAAAGCTAAATTTGAACGTAGCAAGCCTCATGTCAACATCGGCACCATCGGTCACATTGACCATGGTAAGACCACGCTGACCGCTGCTATCACCAAGCTGGCCGCCATGGCCGGTCAGGGTGAATTTGTTGCCTTCGACGAGATCGACAAGGCTCCCGAAGAAAAGGAACGCGGCATCACCATCGCCACCGCCCACGTCGAGTATGAGACCGAAAAGCGTCACTATGCTCACGTGGACTGCCCCGGTCACGCCGACTACATTAAGAATATGATCACTGGTGCCGCCCAGATGGATGGCGCCATCCTGGTTTGCGCCGCCACCGACGGTCCCATGCCGCAGACCCGTGAGCACATCCTGCTCGCTCGTCAGGTCGGCGTGCCCGCCATGGTCGTCTTCATGAACAAGTGCGACATGGTCGACGACGAAGAGCTGCTGGAACTGGTCGAGCTCGAAATCCGCGAGCTGCTGTCCAAGTACGACTTCCCCGGCGACGACATTCCGGTCATTCAGGGTTCCGCTCTGAAGGCCCTGGAGTGCGACTCCGTCGACGATCCCGCCGCCAAGCCCATCTTCGACCTGCTGGCCGCCTGCGACGAGTACATCCCCGAGCCGGAGCGCGACATCGACATGCCGTTCCTGATGCCCGTTGAGGACGTCTTCTCCATCTCCGGCCGTGGTACCGTTATCACCGGTCGTGTCGAGCGCGGTGTTGTCAAGGTCGGCGACGAAATCGAAATCATCGGCATCAAGCCCACCATCAAGACCACCTGCACCGGTGTCGAGATGTTCCGCAAGCTGCTCGATCAGGGTCAGGCCGGTGACAACGTCGGTCTGCTGATCCGCGGCGTGAAGCGTGAGGATGTTGAGCGCGGCCAGGTTGCTGCCAAGCCCGGCTCCATCACTCCGCACACCAAGTTCAAGGCCGAGGTCTACGTCCTGTCCAAGGATGAGGGCGGCCGTCACACCCCGTTCTTCTCCGGCTACCGTCCGCAGTTCTACTTCCGTACGACCGACGTCACCGGCGTCGTCACCCTGGAAGACGGTGTCGAGATGGTCATGCCCGGCGATAACGCCACCTTCAATGTTGAGATGATCGCCCCCATCGCCATGGAAGTCGGTCTGCGCTTCGCTATCCGCGAGGGCGGCCGCACCGTCGGTGCCGGTGTCGTCACCGAGATCATGGAGTAATCATGCGAGTCAACATTCAGCTGCAATGCACCGAGTGCAAGCGTAAGAACTACGCTACGCAGAAGAACAAGAAGAATACTACCGGACGTCTGGAAGTGTCCAAGTATTGTCCCTGGGACAAGAAGCACACTCTCCACAAAGAGTCCAAGTAGATTCGATAGAGCAGGGGCATAGTTCCAACGGCTAGAACGCCGGTCTCCAAAACCGGATGTTGGGGGTTCGAATCCCTCTGCCCCTGCCAACTAAGTCTTTGAAAGCGGTGCGGGGTCTTGCTCGTAAAACGGCAGGACCCCGCCACACGCTCAATAATTTGGGATAAAGAGATATGGCCAAAAAGAAAGGCAAGAAGGCCGCTGAAAAGCAGGCCGTACAGTCCCAGGCAGCCGGTCTGAAGGGCAAACTCACGGAACTCAAGGAGTTCTTTGAGGAGTCCAAAGTCGAGATCAAAAAGGTAGTCTGGCCGACCCGCAAGGAGACCGTCACCACGTGCATCGCCGTGCTGGTCGTTTCCGTGGTCATCGCTCTCTACTTGGGCGTTGTGGATTTGGCGCTCTCCAAGATCGTCGAGACCATCCTCTCCTAGGACCAAAGCTACTTGCAAAGGCTGGAACGCAACATGGATGCCATAATGGAACACGCAGCGCCTCGTGCACGCTGGTACATAGTTCACACCTACTCGGGTTTCGAGCAGCGCGTGGAACAGACCGTGCGTGAAATGATGCGCACCGGACAGGACAAGGGCCTTATCGAAGAAGTCGTCATGCCCACCGAAAAGATCGTCGAGATGGTCAAGGGTGAGCGGAAGACTTCGACCCGCAAGTTCTATCCGGGCTACATCATGATCAAGATGATCCTGACCGACGATTCCTGGCATCTCATCCAGTCCATCCCGCGCGTGACCGGATTCGTCGGCGGCAAGAACCGCCCGACTCCCATGCGTGATAGCGAGGCGGAGAACATCCTCAACATGATGGAGAGCCGCCAGGAAAAGCCTCGTCCCAAGTTCAACTTCGAACGCGGCGACGAGGTCCGGGTCATCGATGGCCCGTTTTCCGGGTTCAACGGTGTTGTGGAAGAAGTCAATTACGACAAGGGCAAGCTCAAAGTATCCGTCTCTATCTTCGGGCGTCAGACTCCTGTGGAGCTTGATTTTGTCCAGGTGGACAAGGGATAGCCCGGATTGTCGCTAACAGCGAAATTTCTCATCGAGGAATACAATGGCTAAGAAAGAATTAGGAAAGATCAAACTGCAGATTCCCGCTGGCAGTGCGAACCCTTCTCCGCCGGTCGGTCCGGCCCTGGGTCAGCACGGCGTGAACATCATGGAGTTCTGCAAGGCGTTTAACGCCAAGACGCAGGACCAGAAGGGTCTGATAATCCCGGTTGTCATCACCGTGTACGCGGACCGTTCCTTTGATTTTATCACCAAGACCCCTCCGGCTGCCGTGCTTCTGTTGAAGGCCGCCAAGCTTGAGAAGGGTTCCGGTGAACCGAACAAGGTCAAGGTCGGCAAGGTCACCAAGGCGCAGATCAAAGAGATCGCCGAGTTGAAGATGGCCGATTTGAACGCCAATGACATCGAGCACGCCATGCTTCAGATTGAGGGCACCGCCCGCAGCATGGGCCTCGAAGTCAAGGCCTAGTGAGGTGGAGAAGTATGCCTAAGCATGGAAAAAAATACCGCAACGCCGTTGGTGATCGTGACACCGCAGTGCGCGTCGATGTGGAAGAGGGCGTGAAGGCCGCTGTGGCCGGTGCCTATGCCAAGTTCGACGAGACCGTGGATGTGGCCATCAACCTGGGCGTCGATCCGAAATACTCCGATCAGATGATCCGTGGCGCCGTCAGCCTGCCCAACGGACTGGGCAAGGACATCCGCGTCGCCGTCTTC from Pseudodesulfovibrio thermohalotolerans includes the following:
- a CDS encoding substrate-binding periplasmic protein, coding for MTHDLAGQAYVDQDNWELRGIEHTGKRAFNLEVVREIMLAIGNKGRIREVSFAQGMQALTSRPDTVFFNVYRTPQREERFKWVGPLQREIDYLYGLRRNGPIGGLAEARQVPAICAVDGSQHHATLLELGFKNIVPVRTYLQCFAMLKEGSVTLAVSSEETLLRKLRQTELPASDIRRVSEPLLQSAGYIAFSPEVDDAVVRKWQAALNALISSGRFQELYERYY
- the tuf gene encoding elongation factor Tu, translated to MGKAKFERSKPHVNIGTIGHIDHGKTTLTAAITKLAAMAGQGEFVAFDEIDKAPEEKERGITIATAHVEYETEKRHYAHVDCPGHADYIKNMITGAAQMDGAILVCAATDGPMPQTREHILLARQVGVPAMVVFMNKCDMVDDEELLELVELEIRELLSKYDFPGDDIPVIQGSALKALECDSVDDPAAKPIFDLLAACDEYIPEPERDIDMPFLMPVEDVFSISGRGTVITGRVERGVVKVGDEIEIIGIKPTIKTTCTGVEMFRKLLDQGQAGDNVGLLIRGVKREDVERGQVAAKPGSITPHTKFKAEVYVLSKDEGGRHTPFFSGYRPQFYFRTTDVTGVVTLEDGVEMVMPGDNATFNVEMIAPIAMEVGLRFAIREGGRTVGAGVVTEIME
- the rpmG gene encoding 50S ribosomal protein L33; this translates as MRVNIQLQCTECKRKNYATQKNKKNTTGRLEVSKYCPWDKKHTLHKESK
- the secE gene encoding preprotein translocase subunit SecE, with amino-acid sequence MAKKKGKKAAEKQAVQSQAAGLKGKLTELKEFFEESKVEIKKVVWPTRKETVTTCIAVLVVSVVIALYLGVVDLALSKIVETILS
- the nusG gene encoding transcription termination/antitermination protein NusG, translating into MDAIMEHAAPRARWYIVHTYSGFEQRVEQTVREMMRTGQDKGLIEEVVMPTEKIVEMVKGERKTSTRKFYPGYIMIKMILTDDSWHLIQSIPRVTGFVGGKNRPTPMRDSEAENILNMMESRQEKPRPKFNFERGDEVRVIDGPFSGFNGVVEEVNYDKGKLKVSVSIFGRQTPVELDFVQVDKG
- the rplK gene encoding 50S ribosomal protein L11; this encodes MAKKELGKIKLQIPAGSANPSPPVGPALGQHGVNIMEFCKAFNAKTQDQKGLIIPVVITVYADRSFDFITKTPPAAVLLLKAAKLEKGSGEPNKVKVGKVTKAQIKEIAELKMADLNANDIEHAMLQIEGTARSMGLEVKA